From the Microplitis mediator isolate UGA2020A chromosome 6, iyMicMedi2.1, whole genome shotgun sequence genome, one window contains:
- the LOC130670201 gene encoding uncharacterized protein LOC130670201 isoform X3, whose protein sequence is MHAIYTGHCPTLKFRVGKRFGASTEEIMKMIKNNEEGRQKRHELLDKKILKTGPYRPNSGKDILLPIARERDVRRDWKNNAQMYKTPPFILGYTGYIPGFNNIYGLPFMQAVEEGGKDWREMQNKLRARRDAMRAHVERTNPRNLLSRARTDNVDVEIDHGFDRDKSYFDNQVTADRPPIVGYTGHIPGAKSEISLSRRYAQAARKGLESLHEQRKNRLDSINDSETIQRVLDTNYLDDTGHTRA, encoded by the exons ATGCATGccat atACACTGGACACTGTCCCACCTTGAAATTTCGAGTAGGAAAGCGATTCGGCGCTAGTACAGAGGAAATAATGAAG atgattaaaaataacgaGGAAGGCCGTCAAAAGAGACAC GAATtgttggataaaaaaattctcaagacTGGGCCATACAGACCCAATTCAGGCAAAGACATACTACTGCCAATAGCACGTGAACGTGACGTAAGAAGGGACTGGAAGAACAACGCGCAGATGTATAAAACACCCCCATTTATATTGGGCTACACGGGTTACATTCCAGgatttaataacatttatgGTCTTCCATTCATGCAAGCTGTTGAAGAGGGTGGGAAAGATTGGCGGGAAATGCAAAATAAATTACGCGCTCGACGTGACGCAATGCGCGCTCATGTTGAGAGGACAAATCCACGTAATTTATTGTCACGAGCAAGAACTGATAATGTTGATGTTGAAATTGATCATGGGTTCGATCGTGATAAATCATATtttg acaatcAAGTGACAGCAGACAGGCCACCGATTGTCGGGTACACTGGACACATTCCCGGGGCTAAAAGTGAAATATCTTTGTCGAGAAGATACGCGCAGGCTGCGAGAAAAGGCCTGGAGTCGCTGCACGAGCAACGAAAAAATCGACTAGACTCAATCAATGACTCGGAAACTATCCAAAGAGTTTTAGACACAAACTATCTTGACGATACTGGTCACACTAgagcataa
- the LOC130670201 gene encoding uncharacterized protein LOC130670201 isoform X7 has protein sequence MKMIKNNEEGRQKRHELLDKKILKTGPYRPNSGKDILLPIARERDVRRDWKNNAQMYKTPPFILGYTGYIPGFNNIYGLPFMQAVEEGGKDWREMQNKLRARRDAMRAHVERTNPRNLLSRARTDNVDVEIDHGFDRDKSYFDNQVTADRPPIVGYTGHIPGAKSEISLSRRYAQAARKGLESLHEQRKNRLDSINDSETIQRVLDTNYLDDTGHTRA, from the exons ATGAAG atgattaaaaataacgaGGAAGGCCGTCAAAAGAGACAC GAATtgttggataaaaaaattctcaagacTGGGCCATACAGACCCAATTCAGGCAAAGACATACTACTGCCAATAGCACGTGAACGTGACGTAAGAAGGGACTGGAAGAACAACGCGCAGATGTATAAAACACCCCCATTTATATTGGGCTACACGGGTTACATTCCAGgatttaataacatttatgGTCTTCCATTCATGCAAGCTGTTGAAGAGGGTGGGAAAGATTGGCGGGAAATGCAAAATAAATTACGCGCTCGACGTGACGCAATGCGCGCTCATGTTGAGAGGACAAATCCACGTAATTTATTGTCACGAGCAAGAACTGATAATGTTGATGTTGAAATTGATCATGGGTTCGATCGTGATAAATCATATtttg acaatcAAGTGACAGCAGACAGGCCACCGATTGTCGGGTACACTGGACACATTCCCGGGGCTAAAAGTGAAATATCTTTGTCGAGAAGATACGCGCAGGCTGCGAGAAAAGGCCTGGAGTCGCTGCACGAGCAACGAAAAAATCGACTAGACTCAATCAATGACTCGGAAACTATCCAAAGAGTTTTAGACACAAACTATCTTGACGATACTGGTCACACTAgagcataa
- the LOC130670201 gene encoding uncharacterized protein LOC130670201 isoform X5 encodes MHAIYTGHCPTLKFRVGKRFGASTEEIMKELLDKKILKTGPYRPNSGKDILLPIARERDVRRDWKNNAQMYKTPPFILGYTGYIPGFNNIYGLPFMQAVEEGGKDWREMQNKLRARRDAMRAHVERTNPRNLLSRARTDNVDVEIDHGFDRDKSYFDNQVTADRPPIVGYTGHIPGAKSEISLSRRYAQAARKGLESLHEQRKNRLDSINDSETIQRVLDTNYLDDTGHTRA; translated from the exons ATGCATGccat atACACTGGACACTGTCCCACCTTGAAATTTCGAGTAGGAAAGCGATTCGGCGCTAGTACAGAGGAAATAATGAAG GAATtgttggataaaaaaattctcaagacTGGGCCATACAGACCCAATTCAGGCAAAGACATACTACTGCCAATAGCACGTGAACGTGACGTAAGAAGGGACTGGAAGAACAACGCGCAGATGTATAAAACACCCCCATTTATATTGGGCTACACGGGTTACATTCCAGgatttaataacatttatgGTCTTCCATTCATGCAAGCTGTTGAAGAGGGTGGGAAAGATTGGCGGGAAATGCAAAATAAATTACGCGCTCGACGTGACGCAATGCGCGCTCATGTTGAGAGGACAAATCCACGTAATTTATTGTCACGAGCAAGAACTGATAATGTTGATGTTGAAATTGATCATGGGTTCGATCGTGATAAATCATATtttg acaatcAAGTGACAGCAGACAGGCCACCGATTGTCGGGTACACTGGACACATTCCCGGGGCTAAAAGTGAAATATCTTTGTCGAGAAGATACGCGCAGGCTGCGAGAAAAGGCCTGGAGTCGCTGCACGAGCAACGAAAAAATCGACTAGACTCAATCAATGACTCGGAAACTATCCAAAGAGTTTTAGACACAAACTATCTTGACGATACTGGTCACACTAgagcataa
- the LOC130670201 gene encoding protein FAM166B-like isoform X1 yields MVFDPVTSEQRKQFYRQGYGAHVPGYTGHCPTLKFRVGKRFGASTEEIMKMIKNNEEGRQKRHELLDKKILKTGPYRPNSGKDILLPIARERDVRRDWKNNAQMYKTPPFILGYTGYIPGFNNIYGLPFMQAVEEGGKDWREMQNKLRARRDAMRAHVERTNPRNLLSRARTDNVDVEIDHGFDRDKSYFDNQVTADRPPIVGYTGHIPGAKSEISLSRRYAQAARKGLESLHEQRKNRLDSINDSETIQRVLDTNYLDDTGHTRA; encoded by the exons atggttttcGATCCAGTTACTAGTGAACAgagaaaacaattttatagacAAGGATATGGGGCACACGTACCtgg atACACTGGACACTGTCCCACCTTGAAATTTCGAGTAGGAAAGCGATTCGGCGCTAGTACAGAGGAAATAATGAAG atgattaaaaataacgaGGAAGGCCGTCAAAAGAGACAC GAATtgttggataaaaaaattctcaagacTGGGCCATACAGACCCAATTCAGGCAAAGACATACTACTGCCAATAGCACGTGAACGTGACGTAAGAAGGGACTGGAAGAACAACGCGCAGATGTATAAAACACCCCCATTTATATTGGGCTACACGGGTTACATTCCAGgatttaataacatttatgGTCTTCCATTCATGCAAGCTGTTGAAGAGGGTGGGAAAGATTGGCGGGAAATGCAAAATAAATTACGCGCTCGACGTGACGCAATGCGCGCTCATGTTGAGAGGACAAATCCACGTAATTTATTGTCACGAGCAAGAACTGATAATGTTGATGTTGAAATTGATCATGGGTTCGATCGTGATAAATCATATtttg acaatcAAGTGACAGCAGACAGGCCACCGATTGTCGGGTACACTGGACACATTCCCGGGGCTAAAAGTGAAATATCTTTGTCGAGAAGATACGCGCAGGCTGCGAGAAAAGGCCTGGAGTCGCTGCACGAGCAACGAAAAAATCGACTAGACTCAATCAATGACTCGGAAACTATCCAAAGAGTTTTAGACACAAACTATCTTGACGATACTGGTCACACTAgagcataa
- the LOC130670201 gene encoding uncharacterized protein LOC130670201 isoform X4, with amino-acid sequence MSRYTGHCPTLKFRVGKRFGASTEEIMKMIKNNEEGRQKRHELLDKKILKTGPYRPNSGKDILLPIARERDVRRDWKNNAQMYKTPPFILGYTGYIPGFNNIYGLPFMQAVEEGGKDWREMQNKLRARRDAMRAHVERTNPRNLLSRARTDNVDVEIDHGFDRDKSYFDNQVTADRPPIVGYTGHIPGAKSEISLSRRYAQAARKGLESLHEQRKNRLDSINDSETIQRVLDTNYLDDTGHTRA; translated from the exons ATGTCCAG atACACTGGACACTGTCCCACCTTGAAATTTCGAGTAGGAAAGCGATTCGGCGCTAGTACAGAGGAAATAATGAAG atgattaaaaataacgaGGAAGGCCGTCAAAAGAGACAC GAATtgttggataaaaaaattctcaagacTGGGCCATACAGACCCAATTCAGGCAAAGACATACTACTGCCAATAGCACGTGAACGTGACGTAAGAAGGGACTGGAAGAACAACGCGCAGATGTATAAAACACCCCCATTTATATTGGGCTACACGGGTTACATTCCAGgatttaataacatttatgGTCTTCCATTCATGCAAGCTGTTGAAGAGGGTGGGAAAGATTGGCGGGAAATGCAAAATAAATTACGCGCTCGACGTGACGCAATGCGCGCTCATGTTGAGAGGACAAATCCACGTAATTTATTGTCACGAGCAAGAACTGATAATGTTGATGTTGAAATTGATCATGGGTTCGATCGTGATAAATCATATtttg acaatcAAGTGACAGCAGACAGGCCACCGATTGTCGGGTACACTGGACACATTCCCGGGGCTAAAAGTGAAATATCTTTGTCGAGAAGATACGCGCAGGCTGCGAGAAAAGGCCTGGAGTCGCTGCACGAGCAACGAAAAAATCGACTAGACTCAATCAATGACTCGGAAACTATCCAAAGAGTTTTAGACACAAACTATCTTGACGATACTGGTCACACTAgagcataa
- the LOC130670201 gene encoding uncharacterized protein LOC130670201 isoform X6: MSRYTGHCPTLKFRVGKRFGASTEEIMKELLDKKILKTGPYRPNSGKDILLPIARERDVRRDWKNNAQMYKTPPFILGYTGYIPGFNNIYGLPFMQAVEEGGKDWREMQNKLRARRDAMRAHVERTNPRNLLSRARTDNVDVEIDHGFDRDKSYFDNQVTADRPPIVGYTGHIPGAKSEISLSRRYAQAARKGLESLHEQRKNRLDSINDSETIQRVLDTNYLDDTGHTRA; the protein is encoded by the exons ATGTCCAG atACACTGGACACTGTCCCACCTTGAAATTTCGAGTAGGAAAGCGATTCGGCGCTAGTACAGAGGAAATAATGAAG GAATtgttggataaaaaaattctcaagacTGGGCCATACAGACCCAATTCAGGCAAAGACATACTACTGCCAATAGCACGTGAACGTGACGTAAGAAGGGACTGGAAGAACAACGCGCAGATGTATAAAACACCCCCATTTATATTGGGCTACACGGGTTACATTCCAGgatttaataacatttatgGTCTTCCATTCATGCAAGCTGTTGAAGAGGGTGGGAAAGATTGGCGGGAAATGCAAAATAAATTACGCGCTCGACGTGACGCAATGCGCGCTCATGTTGAGAGGACAAATCCACGTAATTTATTGTCACGAGCAAGAACTGATAATGTTGATGTTGAAATTGATCATGGGTTCGATCGTGATAAATCATATtttg acaatcAAGTGACAGCAGACAGGCCACCGATTGTCGGGTACACTGGACACATTCCCGGGGCTAAAAGTGAAATATCTTTGTCGAGAAGATACGCGCAGGCTGCGAGAAAAGGCCTGGAGTCGCTGCACGAGCAACGAAAAAATCGACTAGACTCAATCAATGACTCGGAAACTATCCAAAGAGTTTTAGACACAAACTATCTTGACGATACTGGTCACACTAgagcataa
- the LOC130670201 gene encoding uncharacterized protein LOC130670201 isoform X8 — MKELLDKKILKTGPYRPNSGKDILLPIARERDVRRDWKNNAQMYKTPPFILGYTGYIPGFNNIYGLPFMQAVEEGGKDWREMQNKLRARRDAMRAHVERTNPRNLLSRARTDNVDVEIDHGFDRDKSYFDNQVTADRPPIVGYTGHIPGAKSEISLSRRYAQAARKGLESLHEQRKNRLDSINDSETIQRVLDTNYLDDTGHTRA, encoded by the exons ATGAAG GAATtgttggataaaaaaattctcaagacTGGGCCATACAGACCCAATTCAGGCAAAGACATACTACTGCCAATAGCACGTGAACGTGACGTAAGAAGGGACTGGAAGAACAACGCGCAGATGTATAAAACACCCCCATTTATATTGGGCTACACGGGTTACATTCCAGgatttaataacatttatgGTCTTCCATTCATGCAAGCTGTTGAAGAGGGTGGGAAAGATTGGCGGGAAATGCAAAATAAATTACGCGCTCGACGTGACGCAATGCGCGCTCATGTTGAGAGGACAAATCCACGTAATTTATTGTCACGAGCAAGAACTGATAATGTTGATGTTGAAATTGATCATGGGTTCGATCGTGATAAATCATATtttg acaatcAAGTGACAGCAGACAGGCCACCGATTGTCGGGTACACTGGACACATTCCCGGGGCTAAAAGTGAAATATCTTTGTCGAGAAGATACGCGCAGGCTGCGAGAAAAGGCCTGGAGTCGCTGCACGAGCAACGAAAAAATCGACTAGACTCAATCAATGACTCGGAAACTATCCAAAGAGTTTTAGACACAAACTATCTTGACGATACTGGTCACACTAgagcataa
- the LOC130670202 gene encoding uncharacterized protein LOC130670202, which yields MAFMMPVVKNEWDIYKTNRSRRSSECSNPQACRSRKVSECSKSEGPSLSTSPGSDFLTSPAHRSVAMSRHFSRTSSRTSQSSLQSPCKSTGSSPPKTGSSNSLNKFHNRLVDKLKRSLKKADDSSEDQRNLS from the exons ATGGCGTTTATGATGCCCGTTGTCAAAAATGAGTGGGATATTTACAAGACCAACCGGAGTAGAAGGTCCTCTGAATGTTCTAATCCTCAGGCATGTCGTAGTCGGAAG GTATCGGAATGTTCAAAATCCGAAGGGCCATCGCTCTCTACATCACCTGGATCCGACTTTCTGACGTCACCAGCCCACCGTTCGGTAGCAATGTCGCGTCATTTTTCACGGACATCCTCACGAACATCTCAGAGTTCTCTGCAGAGTCCATGTAAAAGTACCGGGTCCTCGCCGCCTAAAACCGGTAGTTCAAACTCGCTCAACAAATTTCACAATCGACTGGTCGACAAGCTTAAAAGGTCACTGAAGAAAGCTGACGACAGTTCCGAAGACCAGCGTAATTTGTCGTGA
- the LOC130670201 gene encoding protein FAM166B-like isoform X2 yields the protein MVFDPVTSEQRKQFYRQGYGAHVPGYTGHCPTLKFRVGKRFGASTEEIMKELLDKKILKTGPYRPNSGKDILLPIARERDVRRDWKNNAQMYKTPPFILGYTGYIPGFNNIYGLPFMQAVEEGGKDWREMQNKLRARRDAMRAHVERTNPRNLLSRARTDNVDVEIDHGFDRDKSYFDNQVTADRPPIVGYTGHIPGAKSEISLSRRYAQAARKGLESLHEQRKNRLDSINDSETIQRVLDTNYLDDTGHTRA from the exons atggttttcGATCCAGTTACTAGTGAACAgagaaaacaattttatagacAAGGATATGGGGCACACGTACCtgg atACACTGGACACTGTCCCACCTTGAAATTTCGAGTAGGAAAGCGATTCGGCGCTAGTACAGAGGAAATAATGAAG GAATtgttggataaaaaaattctcaagacTGGGCCATACAGACCCAATTCAGGCAAAGACATACTACTGCCAATAGCACGTGAACGTGACGTAAGAAGGGACTGGAAGAACAACGCGCAGATGTATAAAACACCCCCATTTATATTGGGCTACACGGGTTACATTCCAGgatttaataacatttatgGTCTTCCATTCATGCAAGCTGTTGAAGAGGGTGGGAAAGATTGGCGGGAAATGCAAAATAAATTACGCGCTCGACGTGACGCAATGCGCGCTCATGTTGAGAGGACAAATCCACGTAATTTATTGTCACGAGCAAGAACTGATAATGTTGATGTTGAAATTGATCATGGGTTCGATCGTGATAAATCATATtttg acaatcAAGTGACAGCAGACAGGCCACCGATTGTCGGGTACACTGGACACATTCCCGGGGCTAAAAGTGAAATATCTTTGTCGAGAAGATACGCGCAGGCTGCGAGAAAAGGCCTGGAGTCGCTGCACGAGCAACGAAAAAATCGACTAGACTCAATCAATGACTCGGAAACTATCCAAAGAGTTTTAGACACAAACTATCTTGACGATACTGGTCACACTAgagcataa
- the LOC130670199 gene encoding mini-chromosome maintenance complex-binding protein produces the protein MSNIRDWTAEYYVQSKELCDSILESNDDVLREIPSLNYLPVHSLQDGQLVRFSGMIQDMYNPELYFESYQVKNLDTGTTSMRSGMYRDTVKCLANEDVDLHSSKNTSSERQTCVMISIPGLNDWARKSGPKLEPTGDGSLPAKAAPVSSTNKRALDDGVGRGEDEPMDTTEPVLKKEKPSEPSGPVAGTSDAADELRPKVIVSKDHLLNFPVPIVDGKACIVKFYNDNPYKLNQVLDIIGFVSLDPMLSALTVDESMDEVEVAEAQTHNPPASMIPRLHAVKISKVVPKIPNGPSIISKASLIRSDLHLVLNQLLFGDNLAADYVICHLISRIYTRKDYLCLGNFPLNITGFSVDKFNNFTRDFYDILSSFVSKTHLFECTLDNLNSLSLVPRKDYDCNRLTSGILQLSDNTHLIIDETKLIAGKISPSGKQNYQAITDLIKFQKISYDFKYYTMEYETDIPVLILSEAKSFVPCVMQVPIKVDEETEKTYPQVVQAAKMFLKDEQRLANFRGYLELMRGKEFKLGDDITDVIQQDFVALRRTDSKLVNADSLHGLIVFARLMSLSYGEDSLSFDRWKQTFEIENERLGRLSQRK, from the exons ATGTCAA aCATCAGAGACTGGACAGCAGAGTACTATGTGCAGAGTAAAGAGTTATGTGACTCTATCCTGGAATCAAATGATGATGTCCTTCGAGAAATTCCTTCTCTGAACTACTTACCAGTCCACAGTCTCCAAGATGGTCAGCTGGTGCGTTTCTCCGGCATGATCCAGGACATGTATAACCCGGAGTTGTATTTCGAGAGCTACCAGGTCAAAAATCTGGACACCGGTACCACCAGCATGAGGTCCGGGATGTACAGAGACACTGTCAAGTGCCta GCCAACGAGGATGTAGATTTGCATTCCAGTAAAAATACGAGCTCAGAACGTCAGACCTGCGTAATGATATCGATTCCTGGTCTGAACGATTGGGCGAGAAAGTCGGGACCTAAATTAGAACCAACTGGAGACGGTTCCTTGCCAGCTAAAGCTGCTCCCGTCTCGTCAACGAACAAACGAGCCCTAGATGACGGAGTTGGTAGAGGCGAGGACGAGCCGATGGATACAACGGAGCCtgttttgaaaaaagaaaagcCATCAGAGCCTTCAGGACCAGTAGCAGGTACCAGTGATGCTGCTGATGAACTCCGGCCCAAGGTAATTGTTTCCAAGGATCATTTGCTTAATTTTCCGGTTCCGATAGTCGATGGCAAAGCATGTATTGTCAAATTCTACAATGATAATCCTTACAAACTCAATCAAGTCTTGGATATAATTGGATTCGTGTCCTTGGATCCTATGCTAAGTGCATTGACAGTCGATGAGTCGATGGATGAGGTAGAAGTCGCTGAGGCTCAGACCCACAATCCACCAGCGTCAATGATTCCACGTCTCCATGCTGTAAAAATAAGCAAAGTAGTCCCCAAAATACCAAATGGTCCATCAATAATATCAAAAGCCAGCCTCATAAGGAGTGATTTGCATCTGGTGCTCAATCAGCTTCTATTTGGAGACAATCTGGCAGCTGATTACGTTATTTGTCACTTGATATCACGAATTTACACCCGCAAAGACTATCTGTGCTTAGGAAACTTTCCCCTGAACATCACTGGGTTCTCTGTCGATAAGTTCAATAATTTTACCAGGGATTTTTACGACATCTTGAGCTCATTCGTCAGCAAAACTCATTTGTTCGAATGCACACTCGATAATTTGAATAGTTTAAGTTTAGTGCCGCGCAAAGACTACGATTGTAATAGACTGACCAGTGGAATTTTGCAGCTGAGTGACAACACTCATTTGATAATCGATGAGACGAAATTAATTGCCGGTAAAATTTCGCCGAGCGGCAAACAAAATTACCAGGCGATAactgatttaattaaattccaaaaaataagTTATGACTTTAAATACTACACCATGGAGTACGAAACAGACATCCCGGTGTTGATACTGTCGGAGGCTAAGTCTTTCGTTCCTTGTGTGATGCAAGTGCCGATAAAAGTTGACGAGGAAACCGAGAAAACTTATCCCCAAGTGGTTCAAGCGGCGAAAATGTTTCTCAAAGACGAGCAGAGGCTGGCTAATTTCCGAGGGTATCTAGAGCTGATGCGCGGAAAAGAGTTCAAGCTGGGAGATGACATTACTGATGTAATCCAGCAGGACTTTGTCGCTCTGAGACGCACTGACAGCAAGCTGGTCAACGCCGACAGCTTGCATGGGCTCATAGTCTTCGCCAGGTTGATGTCTCTCAGTTACGGCGAAGACTCTCTGTCGTTTGACCGGTGGAAGCAGACCTTTGAAATCGAGAACGAGAGACTTGGCCGTCTCTCCCAACGGAAATAG